A stretch of Amycolatopsis balhimycina FH 1894 DNA encodes these proteins:
- a CDS encoding regulatory protein RecX, which produces MPPAELPPEERYKKAKEICFDLLAVRARTQEELRQALHRKGFDEETCETLLGKLDRAGLVNDAEFAELWVKSRHANQGLSRTALVAELRRKGVDGEVAAQAVEEVDRESEEQMARELVRKRLGSLGNVDEQTALRRLLGFLARKGYPQGLAYTVIREELREYGAESTLLDDAVID; this is translated from the coding sequence GTGCCGCCGGCCGAGCTGCCTCCGGAGGAGCGGTACAAGAAGGCCAAGGAGATCTGCTTCGATCTCCTGGCCGTGCGTGCACGCACCCAAGAGGAGCTCCGGCAGGCTTTGCACCGCAAGGGGTTCGACGAGGAGACCTGTGAAACGCTGCTCGGCAAGCTCGATCGGGCGGGGCTGGTCAACGACGCGGAGTTCGCGGAACTGTGGGTGAAGTCCCGCCACGCGAACCAGGGTCTGTCCCGCACGGCGCTGGTGGCCGAGCTGCGGCGCAAGGGCGTCGACGGCGAGGTCGCCGCGCAGGCGGTGGAAGAGGTCGACCGCGAGTCCGAGGAGCAGATGGCCAGGGAACTGGTCCGCAAGCGCCTCGGGTCGCTGGGCAACGTCGACGAGCAGACGGCGTTGCGGCGGCTGCTCGGGTTCCTGGCGCGCAAGGGCTACCCGCAGGGGCTGGCGTACACGGTGATCAGGGAGGAACTCCGCGAGTACGGCGCGGAGTCCACCCTGCTCGACGACGCCGTCATCGACTGA
- a CDS encoding Hsp70 family protein, whose amino-acid sequence MRILSVDLGTSNTVAVLSAHGRPPRVVEVDGSATMPSAVFASEEGTIMVGRDAERRARLDPTRFEPNPKRRIDEQTLLLGTDVVPVADALAAVLRRVLEETSRQLGGEQPDEVRLTHPAQWGQTRRNVLMAAARLAGMGPNILLVPEPVAAAAHFASFPGKALAPGQALAVYDLGAGTFDVAVVGATQTGFTVLAEDGLPDLGGLDVDQALMVHVGREVSHSDPQHWQRLLRPESTADRRTRRALQEDVKAAKEALSRHPQTEVPMPEPFKDVLVTRGELEGLVRPAMLRSVELLSRTLRSSGLTPDRLAGIYLVGGSSRLPLVGTMIAEKLGVVPGSLDQPETAVALGAQHVARDGLSVRTQNVEGAVAAGAPPRRPQYAPPPPPQYYGNFPPSGPQPMPSNFPAYPPAPEKAAPKPGGKKKLLIGIAAAVVVVLVAGLTFFLTSSSSVTTYTADQCRTPGQADDQGFTGCLRQLAGKIAGTGDCKPGMGNGPAAPAQNIGVSSTCSAPGRAGTQVTYVHGGDAATLKQYTDGLLASAGGDRTEAGWGGNGLEGHYSSAAGKTSAVLVFTVSDRPLAGFIYQLNTSDQAQATTPGTLADYFEQSVQPGE is encoded by the coding sequence GTGCGGATCCTGTCGGTGGACCTGGGGACGTCCAACACCGTCGCCGTGCTTTCGGCGCACGGCAGGCCGCCCCGGGTCGTCGAGGTGGACGGCTCGGCCACCATGCCGTCGGCGGTGTTCGCCTCCGAAGAGGGCACGATCATGGTCGGCCGCGACGCCGAGCGCCGCGCCCGCCTCGACCCGACGCGCTTCGAACCGAACCCCAAGCGCCGCATCGACGAGCAGACCCTGCTGCTGGGCACCGACGTCGTCCCCGTAGCCGACGCGCTCGCCGCCGTCCTGCGCCGCGTGCTCGAAGAGACCTCCCGCCAGCTCGGCGGCGAACAGCCCGACGAAGTCCGGCTGACCCACCCCGCGCAGTGGGGGCAGACCAGGCGCAACGTCCTGATGGCCGCCGCCCGGCTCGCCGGGATGGGCCCGAACATCCTGCTGGTGCCCGAACCGGTCGCGGCGGCGGCGCACTTCGCGTCGTTCCCCGGCAAGGCACTGGCCCCCGGCCAGGCGCTCGCCGTCTACGACCTCGGCGCGGGCACCTTCGACGTCGCCGTCGTCGGCGCCACGCAGACCGGGTTCACCGTGCTCGCCGAGGACGGCCTGCCCGACCTCGGCGGCCTCGACGTCGACCAGGCGCTGATGGTGCACGTCGGGCGCGAGGTCTCGCACTCCGACCCGCAGCACTGGCAGCGGTTGCTGCGGCCCGAGTCGACCGCCGACCGGCGTACCCGGCGCGCGCTGCAGGAGGACGTCAAGGCGGCCAAGGAGGCGCTGTCGCGGCACCCGCAGACCGAGGTGCCGATGCCCGAGCCGTTCAAGGACGTCCTCGTCACCCGCGGCGAGCTGGAGGGCCTGGTCCGGCCGGCGATGCTGCGCAGCGTCGAGCTGCTGTCGCGGACGCTGCGCTCGTCCGGGCTGACCCCGGACCGGCTGGCCGGCATCTACCTCGTCGGCGGGTCGAGCCGGCTGCCGCTGGTCGGCACGATGATCGCGGAGAAGCTCGGTGTCGTGCCGGGCAGCCTCGACCAGCCGGAGACCGCCGTCGCGCTCGGCGCGCAGCACGTCGCCCGCGACGGGCTGTCCGTGCGCACCCAGAACGTCGAGGGGGCCGTGGCCGCGGGCGCTCCGCCACGTCGTCCGCAGTACGCGCCGCCTCCGCCGCCGCAGTACTACGGGAACTTCCCGCCCAGCGGCCCGCAGCCGATGCCGTCGAACTTCCCGGCGTACCCGCCCGCGCCGGAGAAGGCCGCGCCGAAGCCCGGCGGGAAGAAGAAGCTGCTCATCGGCATCGCGGCGGCGGTCGTCGTGGTGCTCGTCGCGGGCCTGACCTTCTTCCTGACGTCGTCGTCTTCGGTGACCACCTACACCGCGGACCAGTGCAGGACCCCCGGCCAGGCGGACGACCAGGGCTTCACCGGCTGCCTGCGCCAGCTCGCCGGGAAGATCGCCGGCACCGGCGACTGCAAGCCGGGCATGGGCAACGGCCCGGCGGCGCCGGCGCAGAACATCGGGGTGTCCTCGACCTGCTCCGCGCCGGGCCGGGCGGGCACCCAGGTGACCTACGTCCACGGCGGCGACGCCGCCACGCTCAAGCAGTACACCGACGGCCTGCTCGCCTCGGCGGGCGGCGACCGCACCGAGGCCGGCTGGGGCGGCAACGGGCTCGAGGGGCACTACTCCTCGGCCGCGGGCAAGACGTCGGCGGTGCTCGTGTTCACCGTGTCGGACCGGCCGCTGGCCGGGTTCATCTACCAGCTGAACACGAGCGACCAGGCCCAGGCGACGACGCCGGGCACGCTGGCCGACTACTTCGAGCAGAGCGTCCAGCCCGGCGAGTAG
- the recA gene encoding recombinase RecA: MPAAPDKDKALELALAQIDKQYGKGSVMRLGEDTRPPIAVIPTGSIALDVALGIGGLPRGRVIEVYGPESSGKTTVALHAVANAQRNGGIAAFIDAEHALDPDYAQKLGVDTDALLVSQPDTGEQALEIADMLVRSGALDILVIDSVAALVPRAEIEGEMGDSHVGLQARLMSQALRKMTGAMSNSGTTAIFINQLREKIGVMFGSPETTTGGKALKFYASVRLDVRRIETMKDGGEAVGNRTRVKVVKNKMAPPFKQAEFDILYGHGISREGSLIDMGVDQAILRKSGAWYTYEGDQLGQGKENARKFLRDNPDIANEIEKRIKEKLGIGPQLDAAAIEAVPAPVDF; this comes from the coding sequence ATGCCTGCAGCACCCGACAAGGACAAGGCGCTCGAGCTCGCGCTCGCGCAGATCGACAAGCAGTACGGCAAGGGCTCGGTGATGCGCCTCGGCGAGGACACCCGGCCGCCCATCGCCGTGATCCCCACCGGCTCGATCGCCCTCGACGTCGCGCTCGGCATCGGCGGCCTGCCCCGGGGCCGGGTCATCGAGGTCTACGGGCCGGAATCCTCCGGTAAGACCACGGTCGCCCTGCACGCGGTGGCGAACGCGCAGCGCAACGGCGGCATCGCGGCGTTCATCGACGCGGAGCACGCGCTGGACCCGGACTACGCCCAGAAGCTCGGCGTCGATACCGACGCGCTGCTCGTCTCCCAGCCGGACACCGGTGAGCAGGCCCTGGAAATCGCGGACATGCTGGTTCGCTCCGGCGCGCTCGACATCCTGGTCATCGACTCCGTGGCCGCGCTCGTGCCCCGCGCCGAGATCGAAGGCGAGATGGGCGACTCGCACGTCGGCCTCCAGGCCCGCCTGATGAGCCAGGCGCTGCGCAAGATGACCGGTGCGATGAGCAACTCCGGCACCACCGCGATCTTCATCAACCAGCTGCGCGAGAAGATCGGCGTCATGTTCGGCTCCCCGGAGACCACCACCGGTGGCAAGGCGCTGAAGTTCTACGCGTCGGTTCGCCTGGACGTGCGCCGCATCGAGACGATGAAGGACGGCGGCGAGGCGGTCGGCAACCGTACCCGCGTCAAGGTCGTCAAGAACAAGATGGCCCCGCCCTTCAAGCAGGCCGAGTTCGACATCCTGTACGGCCACGGCATCTCCCGCGAGGGTTCGCTCATCGACATGGGGGTCGACCAGGCCATCCTGCGCAAGTCCGGCGCCTGGTACACCTACGAGGGCGACCAGCTCGGCCAGGGCAAGGAGAACGCGCGGAAGTTCCTGCGCGACAACCCGGACATCGCCAACGAGATCGAGAAGCGGATCAAGGAGAAGCTCGGCATCGGCCCGCAGCTCGACGCGGCAGCCATCGAGGCCGTCCCGGCGCCGGTCGACTTCTGA
- a CDS encoding MFS transporter: MLGLRLPAKPDVQRAVRLTYGFQFFFGLLLWVPIFYQYQKLAGLSDGEIFGIQSIYYIVFCLLEIPTGMLADRFDYRTSLTAGAGVLVVANLVPVVLGAYPGFLVHFVLIALARSLVSGAQSAYLYEYLHASGSGEHYLRVEGVGRAYSLVGKIVFWPVIGLLMTWNLPSPYWLTAINAGIALWFALKLPPIPGGRRVSDKTASLLAGVGGALSALRSSRWLALLMVQGVAMFTLVRICQVNLFQPILESKSLSVNWYGAVLAAMTVFEALGAARPHRLRRAIGPVGSVFTLTIVMALCLGVIVFVGSFPAVVLLCVFAVATGIAFPVQKQLLNDSIPDSRYRATLLSMESIVDRAVCALAAVALGAYLAAGQLNEFLVLTAVVTCVAMGLLAVLLLAVRKHRSDRRRPVRRETVSATSP, encoded by the coding sequence ATGCTGGGCCTTCGCCTGCCCGCGAAACCCGACGTTCAGCGCGCCGTCCGGCTGACCTACGGGTTCCAGTTCTTCTTCGGCCTGCTGCTGTGGGTACCGATCTTCTACCAGTACCAGAAGCTCGCCGGGCTCTCCGACGGGGAGATCTTCGGCATCCAGAGCATCTACTACATCGTGTTCTGCCTGCTGGAGATCCCGACCGGGATGCTCGCCGACCGGTTCGACTACCGCACGTCACTGACGGCGGGCGCCGGCGTGCTGGTGGTGGCGAACCTGGTGCCAGTGGTCCTGGGCGCCTACCCCGGGTTCCTGGTGCACTTCGTGCTGATCGCCCTGGCCCGCTCCCTGGTGTCCGGCGCGCAGAGCGCGTACCTGTACGAGTACCTGCACGCTTCCGGTTCCGGCGAACACTACCTTCGCGTGGAAGGCGTCGGCCGCGCGTACAGCCTGGTCGGCAAGATCGTGTTCTGGCCGGTGATCGGCCTGCTGATGACGTGGAACCTCCCTTCCCCGTACTGGCTGACGGCGATCAACGCGGGCATCGCGCTCTGGTTCGCGCTGAAGCTCCCGCCGATCCCCGGCGGCCGTCGTGTCTCGGACAAGACGGCATCGTTGCTCGCGGGCGTCGGCGGCGCGCTGTCGGCGCTGCGCTCGTCCCGCTGGCTGGCGCTGCTGATGGTGCAGGGCGTCGCGATGTTCACGCTGGTCCGGATCTGCCAGGTGAACCTGTTCCAGCCGATCCTGGAGTCGAAGTCGCTCTCGGTGAACTGGTACGGCGCCGTGCTGGCCGCGATGACGGTCTTCGAGGCGCTGGGCGCGGCCCGCCCCCACCGGCTCCGCCGCGCGATCGGCCCGGTGGGCTCGGTGTTCACGCTGACGATCGTGATGGCGCTGTGCCTCGGGGTGATCGTGTTCGTCGGCTCCTTCCCGGCGGTGGTGCTGCTGTGCGTCTTCGCGGTGGCGACGGGCATCGCGTTCCCGGTCCAGAAGCAGCTGCTGAACGACTCCATCCCGGATTCCCGGTACCGCGCGACCCTGCTGTCGATGGAGTCCATTGTGGACCGCGCGGTGTGCGCGCTGGCCGCGGTGGCGCTGGGCGCGTACCTGGCCGCCGGGCAGCTGAACGAGTTCCTGGTCCTGACGGCGGTGGTGACGTGCGTGGCGATGGGGTTGCTGGCGGTGCTGCTGCTGGCGGTCCGCAAGCACCGCTCGGACCGGCGGCGGCCGGTCCGGCGGGAGACGGTGTCCGCCACGTCCCCCTGA
- a CDS encoding DUF3046 domain-containing protein has product MRITVFRRLMADEFGPGRAQVLARDHVLSGLGGRTIDQALTAGIPAKEVWREVCDAFEVPFERR; this is encoded by the coding sequence ATGCGGATCACGGTTTTCCGGCGGCTGATGGCCGACGAGTTCGGGCCGGGGCGGGCCCAGGTGCTGGCCAGGGACCACGTCCTCAGCGGGCTCGGCGGGCGCACCATCGACCAGGCGCTGACCGCGGGAATTCCGGCGAAAGAGGTCTGGCGCGAGGTCTGCGACGCCTTCGAAGTCCCCTTCGAACGACGCTGA